A genomic window from Lycium barbarum isolate Lr01 chromosome 4, ASM1917538v2, whole genome shotgun sequence includes:
- the LOC132638510 gene encoding F-box protein At3g07870-like yields the protein MHWFSQFGMYNGYCDRRIVPFNLADELFGEATTVDFGVNSGFSKFQLAVLGGCLAVVLTLSYQNGGGLVIWVMKEYNVNESWTEEFIIGDYTPTLNLVTDHLQPLVKFLCLSKNGELLLEYKGGNLVSYDPYSGVFRTLKFEGMPYLFHTIVHVGCLNWTDIPPSYLLQN from the coding sequence ATGCATTGGTTTAGCCAATTTGGAATGTATAATGGATATTGTGATAGGCGTATCGTTCCGTTTAATTTAGCTGATGAGTTATTTGGAGAGGCAACAACAGTTGATTTTGGTGTAAACTCAGGATTTAGCAAGTTTCAACTAGCAGTTCTTGGAGGTTGTCTTGCTGTTGTTCTAACATTATCTTATCAAAATGGGGGAGGATTAGTAATTTGGGTTATGAAAGAATACAATGTGAATGAGTCTTGGACGGAGGAGTTCATAATTGGGGATTATACACCAACTCTAAATCTTGTCACTGATCATTTGCAACCATTGGTGAAATTTCTATGCTTGTCGAAGAATGGAGAGCTCTTGCTTGAGTACAAAGGTGGAAATCTGGTTTCATATGATCCCTATAGTGGTGTCTTTAGGACTCTAAAGTTTGAGGGGATGCCTTATTTATTTCATACAATTGTTCATGTAGGTTGCCTTAATTGGACAGATATCCCGCCTTCTTATCTTTTACAGAATTAG
- the LOC132637668 gene encoding putative receptor-like protein kinase At3g47110 has translation MELAGTLSPRIGNLSFLETLHVSDNSFNSKIPSEFGYLTNLKNLNLSFNFIQGNIPSNLSSCTSLINLDLNHNYLIEQIPPGLGSLSKLQKLYLNNNNLSGNFPSSFGNLSSLQELSVNYNNLEGEIPSTVALLQNLTVFRVALNHFSGVFPSSLYNISSLQLVSITQNNFHGDLRQDLVLVFPNIQRLYLAGNGFTGRIPVSLSNASNLLQLDLAINKLIGSIPPSFGNLRALLFLNIHSNQLRSDDLNFRTPLTNCSRLKHLNNKFTGEFPSSIGNLSSKLSWLNVYNNSIQGSIPAELAKLVGLNALGMGLNFLTGNIPASLGKLQTLKELYLGSNQLTGEVPSTLGNLTQILYLYLHNNSLEGTIPFGFGNFKFLQQVDLSHNSLNGTIPKQFIGLATLSRTLNLSHNSLSGALPSDVGNLQLLTALDVSYNRLAGEIQIGQCFSLNKLYLQSNIFQGTIPNMSQLTGIQ, from the coding sequence ATGGAATTGGCTGGTACCTTGTCACCAAGAATTGGAAATCTCTCTTTTCTTGAAACACTTCACGTATCAGACAATTCATTCAATTCTAAAATACCCTCAGAATTTGGTTACTTGACAAATCTCAAGAACTTGAACTTGAGCTTCAACTTCATACAAGGGAATATACCATCCAATCTTTCTAGCTGCACAAGTCTCATTAATCTTGATCTGAACCACAATTATCTTATTGAACAAATTCCTCCAGGACTAGGGTCATTATCAAAGCTTCAGAAACTATATCTCAATAACAACAACCTCAGTGGGAACTTTCCATCTtcttttggaaatctttcatcTCTCCAAGAACTTAGTGTGAATTATAACAATCTTGAAGGAGAAATCCCATCTACAGTTGCCCTTTTGCAAAACTTGACAGTATTTAGAGTGGCGTTAAACCATTTCTCCGGTGTGTTCCCATCTTCGCTTTACAATATTTCATCGCTTCAACTTGTCTCAATCACTCAAAACAATTTTCATGGTGACCTGAGGCAGGACTTGGTGCTTGTTTTTCCAAATATTCAAAGACTCTATTTAGCTGGTAACGGTTTCACGGGACGTATACCTGTTTCATTGTCCAATGCTTCAAATCTACTCCAGCTAGATTTAGCAATTAACAAACTCATTGGATCCATACCTCCGAGTTTTGGAAACTTAAGGGCTCTCCTTTTCCTTAATATCCATTCAAATCAACTTAGAAGTGATGATTTGAATTTTCGTACTCCTTTAACGAATTGTAGCAGGCTAAAACATCTTAACAACAAGTTTACTGGCGAGTTTCCAAGCTCTATTGGCAACTTATCATCCAAGTTGAGTTGGCTAAACGTTTACAACAACTCTATACAGGGAAGCATTCCTGCAGAGTTAGCAAAACTTGTCGGTTTAAACGCGTTAGGGATGGGACTAAACTTCTTGACAGGTAATATTCCAGCTTCACTTGGAAAACTTCAAACTTTGAAAGAGCTTTACTTGGGATCAAATCAATTGACTGGAGAGGTCCCTTCTACATTAGGAAACCTTACACAAATATTGTACTTATACCTGCATAATAACAGTCTTGAAGGAACCATACCTTTTGGTTTTGGTAATTTCAAGTTTCTCCAACAAGTTGACCTTTCTCACAATAGCTTAAACGGGACGATTCCTAAACAATTTATCGGGCTTGCTACCCTTTCGCGAACACTAAACTTGTCGCACAATTCCTTGAGCGGTGCATTGCCTAGTGATGTTGGTAACTTGCAACTTCTTACTGCACTTGATGTCTCATACAACAGATTGGCTGGTGAGATACAGATAGGCCAATGTTTTTCTTTAAATAAGCTTTATCTTCAGTCCAACATCTTCCAAGGAACCATTCCTAATATGAGTCAGTTGACAGGTATTCAGTAG
- the LOC132636228 gene encoding probable LRR receptor-like serine/threonine-protein kinase At3g47570, translating into MVKLQSLLNLNLSFSNLEGTVPIDGVFKNASAVEIKGKNLCGGISQLHLYPCPVKNTRKPRKQNASLKVILAIVAAFSFLILLFSTFTFMYLKKKKKNSRTEFPATSSMEDIPLHPKITYKELHNATRGFSSENLIGTGNFGRVYRGALPPSEVDMAVKVLNLNQRGASKSFLAECQALRNIRHRNLIKVLSVCSSSDFQGNDFKALIYQFMPNGSLDKRLHPQGGHFTYASLDIVQRISIAVDVASALHYLHYQCTTTVIHCDLKPSNILLDDDLTAHVSDFRLARLLVKINRETNVNQFSSLVVKGTMGYIAPVYGMGAAASTWGDVYSYGILLLELFTGNSPVDETFQDGLNLHNFVKHSLPDRVLELIDQSALEEAAYQGNFKADPWIECLISLLQIGVTCSAEYPQDRMNTKQVLDRLHSVRGRFLGPQIHPEEQLYTASIDE; encoded by the exons ATGGTAAAGTTGCAATCTTTACTTAATTTGAACCTATCATTCAGTAATCTCGAAGGCACGGTACCCATAGATGGGGTGTTCAAGAATGCAAGTGCAGTAGAAATCAAAGGCAAAAACCTTTGTGGTGGAATCTCACAGCTTCATCTATATCCATGTCCTGTAAAGAATACAAGGAAACCAAGAAAGCAAAATGCTTCACTTAAGGTCATTCTGGCAATTGTTGCAGCATTTTCTTTCTTAATTCTGTTGTTTTCCACATTCACTTTCATGTAcctgaagaaaaagaagaaaaattcaagaactgAATTTCCTGCAACATCATCTATGGAGGATATCCCTTTGCACCCCAAAATAACATATAAGGAGCTTCACAATGCAACCAGGGGATTCTCATCAGAGAATTTGATAGGGACCGGAAACTTTGGTAGAGTGTATCGAGGAGCTCTTCCACCGAGTGAAGTAGATATGGCGGTTAAAGTTCTTAATCTCAACCAGAGAGGAGCTTCCAAAAGCTTTCTAGCTGAATGCCAAGCCTTAAGGAACATCCGGCACAGAAACCTCATTAAGGTTCTAAGTGTATGCTCGAGTTCTGATTTCCAAGGAAACGATTTCAAAGCTCTAATATACCAATTTATGCCAAATGGGAGCTTGGATAAGCGGCTGCACCCTCAAGGAGGACACTTTACATATGCAAGTTTAGATATCGTTCAAAGAATTAGCATCGCGGTAGATGTTGCTTCTGCATTGCATTATCTTCACTACCAGTGCACAACCACGGTAATTCATTGTGATCTCAAGCCTAGCAATATTCTTCTTGACGATGATCTCACAGCTCATGTGAGCGATTTTCGTTTGGCGAGACTGCTCGTAAAAATCAACAGGGAAACTAATGTAAATCAGTTCAGCTCCCTAGTGGTTAAAGGAACCATGGGATATATAGCTCCAG TATATGGCATGGGAGCTGCTGCATCAACATGGGGAGATGTCTATAGCTATGGTATTCTCTTGTTGGAGCTGTTCACTGGAAACAGTCCTGTTGACGAAACATTTCAAGATGGTCTCAACCTTCATAACTTTGTCAAGCATTCGTTACCAGATCGCGTACTAGAACTTATTGATCAATCAGCTCTGGAAGAAGCAGCATACCAGGGAAACTTCAAGGCTGATCCATGGATTGAATGCTTGATTTCACTTCTTCAAATTGGTGTAACATGTTCAGCAGAATATCCACAAGACAGAATGAATACGAAGCAGGTTCTTGATAGACTTCATTCAGTCCGAGGCAGGTTTCTTGGACCCCAAATTCACCCTGAAGAGCAGTTGTATACCGCTAGTATAGATGAGTAG